A region of Streptomyces halobius DNA encodes the following proteins:
- a CDS encoding helix-turn-helix transcriptional regulator: protein MADAAPTHTARDTSRRRQELREFLTSRRARVTPAEAGLPDGGRRRTPGLRREEVAVLAGVGASWYQWLEQGRDITVSSQVLDSVARVLRLSGAERRHLYVLAGLNPPLPRSEHDAQYLCDGMQRLIDGWMPYPAHIMDAYWNNIAFNEAAKLVLGHGRPGISSNCLIAFFTDPVYRARAKSWERNAPMVVAQFRAACSERPDDEGFEALISELSAVSVDFVRLWALRDIQDSGQIHKELEHPLVGTLRFETTKLRVPARPDLSVVMHNPLPDSDTAAKLARLVSPEGRGRDPRATGAERGGGLYPVAS from the coding sequence GTGGCCGACGCAGCCCCGACCCACACCGCCCGCGACACCTCGCGCCGCCGCCAGGAGCTCCGGGAGTTCCTGACGAGCCGCCGGGCACGGGTGACGCCGGCCGAAGCGGGGCTGCCCGACGGCGGCCGCCGCCGTACGCCCGGCCTGCGCCGCGAGGAGGTCGCCGTCCTCGCCGGTGTCGGCGCGTCCTGGTACCAGTGGCTGGAGCAGGGGCGCGATATCACCGTCTCATCGCAGGTGCTGGACTCGGTCGCCCGAGTGCTGCGGCTCAGCGGCGCCGAGCGCCGGCATCTGTACGTGCTGGCGGGGCTGAATCCGCCACTGCCGCGATCGGAGCACGACGCGCAGTATCTCTGCGACGGGATGCAGCGGCTGATCGACGGCTGGATGCCCTACCCGGCGCACATCATGGACGCCTACTGGAACAACATCGCCTTCAACGAAGCGGCGAAGCTGGTCCTGGGCCACGGCCGCCCCGGCATCTCGTCCAACTGCCTGATCGCCTTCTTCACCGACCCGGTCTACCGGGCCCGTGCCAAGAGCTGGGAGCGCAACGCCCCGATGGTCGTCGCCCAGTTCCGCGCGGCGTGCTCGGAGCGTCCCGACGACGAGGGCTTTGAGGCGCTGATCAGTGAACTGTCCGCGGTGAGCGTGGACTTCGTACGGCTGTGGGCGCTGCGCGACATCCAGGACAGCGGCCAGATCCACAAGGAACTCGAGCACCCGCTGGTCGGCACTCTCCGGTTCGAAACCACCAAACTCCGGGTTCCCGCCCGCCCCGACCTGTCCGTGGTGATGCACAACCCACTGCCGGACTCGGATACGGCGGCGAAGCTGGCCCGGCTCGTATCACCGGAAGGGCGCGGACGGGACCCCCGCGCGACCGGGGCCGAGCGTGGGGGAGGGCTGTACCCGGTCGCCAGTTGA
- a CDS encoding cytidine deaminase has product MTEATPLDPEDRKIITLARSARARNGVPEGAAVRDETGRTYVAGTVALDSLRLSALQTAVAMAVASGATSLEAAAVVTEAERAADADRAAVRDLGGPETPVLVAGLDGVLRTTVPAGDA; this is encoded by the coding sequence ATGACCGAAGCCACACCGCTGGACCCCGAAGACCGCAAGATCATCACGCTCGCGCGCTCGGCGCGGGCCCGTAACGGCGTGCCCGAGGGCGCCGCCGTACGCGACGAGACCGGACGCACCTATGTCGCCGGCACCGTAGCCCTGGACTCGCTGCGGCTCAGCGCGCTGCAGACGGCGGTGGCGATGGCCGTCGCCAGCGGAGCCACGTCCCTGGAGGCCGCCGCGGTGGTCACCGAGGCCGAGCGCGCCGCCGACGCCGACCGCGCGGCCGTCCGCGACCTGGGCGGCCCGGAGACCCCCGTCCTGGTCGCGGGCCTCGACGGGGTCCTGCGCACCACGGTGCCGGCGGGCGACGCGTAA
- a CDS encoding GTPase Era yields MSVRTDSPAPHRAGFACFVGRPNAGKSTLTNALVGTKVAITSTRPQTTRHTVRGIVHRPEAQLVLVDTPGLHKPRTLLGERLNDVVRTTWAEVDVIGFCLPADQKIGPGDRYIATELAGIKKTPKVAIVTKTDLVDSKTLAAQLIAIDRLGKELGIEWAEIIPVSAVAAEVAEEELGGGTSGKGAGGREAGQVSLLADLLVPLLPESPALYPEGDLTDEPEQVMVAELIREAALEGVRDELPHSIAVVVEEMLPREDRPADKPLVDIHANVYIERPSQKGIVIGPKGKRLKEVGVKSRKHIEALLGTPVFLDLHVKVAKDWQRDPKQLRRLGF; encoded by the coding sequence ATGAGCGTTCGTACAGACTCCCCCGCCCCGCACCGCGCCGGCTTCGCGTGCTTCGTCGGCCGCCCCAACGCGGGCAAGTCCACCCTCACGAACGCTCTCGTCGGCACGAAGGTGGCCATCACGTCCACGCGGCCGCAGACCACCCGCCACACGGTGCGCGGGATCGTGCACCGTCCCGAGGCACAGCTGGTCCTCGTCGACACCCCGGGGCTGCACAAACCGCGCACGCTGCTCGGCGAGCGGCTCAACGATGTGGTGCGCACCACCTGGGCCGAGGTCGATGTCATCGGTTTCTGTCTGCCGGCCGACCAGAAGATCGGCCCCGGCGACCGCTATATCGCCACCGAACTCGCGGGCATCAAGAAGACCCCCAAGGTGGCCATCGTCACCAAGACCGACCTGGTCGACTCCAAGACCCTGGCCGCGCAGCTGATCGCCATCGACCGGCTCGGCAAGGAGCTCGGCATCGAATGGGCCGAGATCATTCCGGTCTCGGCGGTGGCGGCGGAGGTCGCCGAAGAGGAGCTGGGAGGCGGCACCTCCGGCAAGGGTGCCGGCGGGCGCGAGGCCGGCCAGGTCTCCCTTCTCGCGGACCTCCTCGTCCCCCTCCTCCCGGAGAGCCCGGCGCTCTACCCGGAGGGCGATCTCACGGACGAGCCCGAGCAGGTCATGGTGGCCGAGCTGATCCGCGAGGCAGCGCTGGAGGGCGTACGCGACGAGCTCCCGCACTCCATCGCGGTGGTCGTCGAGGAGATGCTCCCGCGCGAGGACCGCCCCGCCGACAAACCGCTCGTCGACATCCACGCGAATGTCTACATCGAGCGCCCCAGCCAGAAGGGCATCGTCATCGGCCCGAAGGGCAAGCGCTTGAAGGAGGTCGGCGTCAAGTCCCGCAAGCATATCGAGGCACTGCTGGGCACGCCCGTCTTCCTCGATCTGCACGTCAAGGTGGCCAAGGACTGGCAGCGGGACCCGAAGCAGCTGCGGAGGCTGGGGTTCTGA
- a CDS encoding MFS transporter, whose product MSRPGAGERSVAGGGRRRRAGSGGTGADAEPPAAAGGAGAAAGPSAAAGGAAPTAGPSATAVPSALAEPSARVGRGWTAALSLANGAIWAGWYGPIQILLALQAAEVAPPGTAKETVLAWVTGCGAAISLLTNPLFGALSDRTTSRYGRRTPWILAGVLGGAAALTLLASARTVPLMVLGWCLVQLTLNAAFAAVTAAVPDRVPHRQRGTVGGWLGAAQILGVLAGTALATLAGGLAAGYLACAAFTLLAALPYVLLHRDLVLPAGRRPPLTWRGFLAGFWISPRRHPDLGWAWLTRFLINLGNALTLLYLLYYLRDALHRPDPDGGVLVLTAVNGTTLLGTVVIGGIWSDRIGRRQPFVRWAGVLMAAAAVLLAVWQTWPGALCAAALLGIGFGVFTSVDFALMTDVLPAAAHRGKDLGLINIANSLPQVAAPVLAAPLVNHLGGYRVLYLVAAGTGLLGAVLVRRVRGVA is encoded by the coding sequence ATGAGCCGGCCGGGCGCGGGCGAGCGGTCCGTGGCGGGCGGGGGCAGGCGGCGCCGGGCAGGATCGGGCGGGACGGGAGCGGACGCGGAGCCGCCGGCGGCAGCAGGCGGGGCGGGAGCGGCCGCAGGACCATCGGCGGCAGCAGGCGGAGCGGCACCGACCGCCGGACCATCGGCGACAGCGGTTCCGTCCGCGCTGGCGGAGCCGTCCGCGCGCGTCGGCCGCGGCTGGACCGCCGCCCTCTCGCTGGCCAACGGCGCGATCTGGGCCGGCTGGTACGGCCCGATCCAGATCCTGCTCGCTCTGCAGGCCGCCGAGGTCGCGCCGCCCGGCACCGCCAAGGAGACCGTACTGGCCTGGGTCACGGGCTGCGGCGCCGCGATCTCCCTCCTCACCAACCCCCTCTTCGGTGCCCTGTCGGACCGTACGACGTCCCGCTACGGGCGCCGCACCCCGTGGATCCTCGCCGGTGTACTGGGCGGGGCGGCCGCCCTGACCCTGCTGGCGTCGGCGCGGACCGTCCCCTTGATGGTGCTGGGCTGGTGCCTGGTGCAGCTCACCCTGAACGCGGCCTTCGCGGCGGTCACCGCAGCCGTCCCGGACCGGGTGCCGCACCGCCAGCGGGGCACGGTGGGCGGCTGGCTGGGCGCCGCCCAGATCCTGGGCGTCCTCGCCGGCACCGCCCTCGCCACCCTCGCAGGCGGACTGGCCGCGGGCTATCTGGCCTGCGCGGCCTTTACGCTCCTGGCCGCCCTCCCCTACGTCCTCCTGCACAGGGACCTGGTCCTGCCCGCCGGCCGGCGCCCGCCCCTCACCTGGCGGGGCTTCCTCGCCGGGTTCTGGATCAGCCCGCGCCGCCACCCGGACCTCGGCTGGGCCTGGCTGACCCGCTTTCTGATCAACCTCGGCAACGCGCTGACACTGCTCTACCTCCTCTACTACCTCCGGGACGCCCTGCACCGTCCCGACCCGGACGGCGGCGTGCTCGTCCTGACGGCGGTCAACGGCACGACGCTGCTCGGCACCGTCGTCATCGGCGGCATCTGGTCCGACCGGATCGGCCGCCGGCAGCCGTTCGTGCGGTGGGCGGGTGTGCTGATGGCGGCGGCCGCCGTGCTGCTGGCGGTCTGGCAGACCTGGCCGGGGGCGCTGTGCGCGGCGGCGCTGCTGGGCATCGGCTTCGGCGTCTTCACGTCCGTCGACTTCGCCCTGATGACGGACGTCCTGCCGGCCGCCGCCCACCGCGGCAAGGACCTCGGCCTCATCAACATCGCCAACTCCCTGCCCCAAGTAGCCGCCCCGGTCCTGGCCGCCCCCCTGGTGAACCACCTCGGCGGCTACCGGGTCCTGTACCTGGTCGCCGCCGGGACGGGGCTCCTGGGAGCGGTGCTGGTGCGGCGGGTGCGGGGGGTGGCGTGA
- a CDS encoding glycoside hydrolase family 1 protein, with protein sequence MTTAPDPSPVPLAPLTSLTPLPRFPRDFLWGVSTSAQQIEGAVDEDGRGRSAWDAFADGPGRIKDGSDARVATDHYHRYREDVALLRGLGVGAYRFSVSWPRIVPDGRGAVNPAGLDFYDRLVDELLAAGVEPVPTLFHWDTPQALETGDIGGSIAGGGSVAGRGSVAGGGWLARETSEHFAAYADTVAARLGDRVDRWITLNEPAELTLLGYGLGQHAPGRRLVFDALPAAHHQLLGHGLAVQALRARGATNIGIANSHGPTWPASRTEADSAAAALYDVLLNRLFADPLLLGRYPDEELAALLPGPVADDLKIISQPLDWYGINYYQPTLVGAPDPAAAGPAEFGGISLPPELPFAPREIEDRPRTDFGWPVVPEALTELLLSFRERYGASLPPVLITENGCAYDGVEDPDRITFLDAHLRALHDALSAGVDVRGYFVWSLMDNFEWAEGYARRFGLVHIDYRTLTRTPKSSYHWLRDTLRDQARG encoded by the coding sequence ATGACCACGGCGCCGGATCCTTCCCCCGTCCCGCTAGCCCCTCTCACCTCCCTCACCCCGCTCCCCCGCTTCCCCCGGGACTTCCTGTGGGGAGTGTCCACCTCGGCCCAGCAGATCGAGGGGGCGGTGGACGAGGACGGGCGGGGGCGCTCGGCCTGGGACGCGTTCGCGGACGGGCCGGGGCGGATCAAGGACGGGTCCGACGCCCGGGTCGCGACCGATCACTATCACCGCTACCGCGAGGACGTCGCCCTGCTCAGGGGGCTCGGAGTCGGGGCCTACCGCTTCTCGGTGTCCTGGCCCCGCATCGTCCCGGACGGCCGCGGGGCGGTGAACCCGGCCGGGCTCGACTTCTACGACCGGCTGGTGGACGAGCTGCTGGCGGCGGGGGTCGAGCCGGTGCCGACGCTGTTCCACTGGGACACTCCACAGGCGCTGGAGACCGGCGACATCGGCGGCTCCATCGCGGGCGGGGGCTCCGTCGCGGGCAGGGGCTCCGTCGCGGGCGGAGGCTGGCTCGCACGGGAAACCTCCGAGCACTTCGCCGCATACGCCGATACCGTCGCGGCCCGCCTCGGGGACCGCGTCGACCGGTGGATCACACTCAACGAGCCCGCCGAACTGACCCTGCTGGGCTATGGCCTGGGGCAGCACGCCCCCGGCCGCCGGCTGGTCTTCGACGCCCTGCCGGCCGCCCACCACCAGCTGCTGGGCCACGGCCTGGCCGTCCAGGCGCTCCGCGCCCGGGGCGCGACGAACATCGGCATCGCCAACTCCCACGGCCCGACCTGGCCGGCCTCGCGGACCGAGGCCGACAGTGCGGCCGCCGCTCTCTACGACGTCCTGCTCAACCGCCTCTTCGCGGACCCGCTCCTGCTCGGCCGCTACCCGGACGAGGAGCTGGCGGCACTGCTGCCGGGCCCCGTCGCGGACGACCTCAAGATCATCTCGCAGCCGCTGGACTGGTACGGGATCAACTACTACCAGCCGACGCTGGTCGGCGCCCCGGACCCGGCGGCGGCCGGCCCCGCCGAGTTCGGCGGAATCTCCCTTCCCCCCGAACTCCCCTTCGCCCCAAGGGAGATCGAGGACCGTCCACGTACCGACTTCGGCTGGCCGGTGGTCCCCGAGGCGCTCACCGAGCTGCTGCTGTCCTTCCGCGAGCGGTACGGGGCGAGCCTGCCGCCGGTCCTGATCACCGAGAACGGCTGCGCGTACGACGGCGTCGAGGACCCCGACCGCATCACGTTCCTCGACGCCCATCTGCGGGCCCTCCACGATGCGCTGTCCGCCGGGGTCGACGTGCGTGGCTACTTCGTGTGGTCCCTGATGGACAACTTCGAGTGGGCGGAAGGGTACGCACGGCGGTTCGGCCTGGTGCACATCGACTACCGGACGCTGACCCGTACGCCGAAATCCTCCTACCACTGGCTACGGGACACGCTGCGCGACCAGGCCCGGGGATGA
- a CDS encoding protealysin inhibitor emfourin — MRIQIRRTGGFAGTERRGEVDASKRSDADEWQSLAEASLAAGHEEPPVGVPDGFSYQITVDERTTYCSDPRLTDAQRKLITRVLKEGD, encoded by the coding sequence ATGCGTATTCAGATCCGACGTACCGGTGGTTTCGCGGGCACCGAGCGCCGCGGCGAGGTCGACGCCTCGAAGCGGTCCGACGCCGACGAGTGGCAGTCCCTGGCCGAAGCATCCCTCGCCGCCGGCCATGAAGAGCCCCCCGTCGGGGTGCCGGACGGCTTCAGCTATCAGATCACCGTCGATGAGCGGACGACGTACTGCTCCGATCCGCGGCTGACGGACGCACAGCGGAAGCTGATCACGCGGGTGCTGAAGGAGGGGGACTGA
- a CDS encoding M4 family metallopeptidase: protein MDSTVTPHHPAAPVFCTIIPPHVLDTLAQHEDPARHEPARRTLEHDHLRRTHRREIAAEGRTPGEPGAAADKPNRTIYDAEHREELPGTKVHEESDGPSQDGSVNRAHAGLGATFDLYLKVYGRKSIDGAGLPLDATVHYGEKYDNAFWDGERMVFGDGDNDLFLDFTIPVDVIGHELTHGVIQYTANLDYEGQSGALNEHISDVFGALIKQYTLGQSAAEADWLIGAGLLGPGVDSGKALRSMKAPGTAYEDDVLGKDPQPATMDKYVHTDKDNGGVHINSGIPNHAFYLAATDLGGNAWERAGQIWYDVLTGGKLAKNARFADFARLTLDAARARFGESDEHRALLKAWSQVGVTGKDTGTGGGK, encoded by the coding sequence ATGGACTCCACTGTGACCCCTCACCACCCGGCCGCTCCCGTTTTCTGCACCATCATCCCGCCGCACGTCCTCGACACCCTGGCGCAGCACGAGGACCCCGCTCGGCACGAGCCCGCCCGCCGCACCCTGGAGCACGACCACCTGCGGCGCACCCACCGCCGCGAGATCGCCGCCGAGGGCCGCACCCCCGGCGAGCCGGGCGCCGCCGCCGACAAACCCAACCGCACCATCTACGACGCCGAGCACCGGGAGGAACTGCCCGGCACCAAAGTGCACGAGGAGTCCGACGGGCCCTCCCAGGACGGCTCCGTCAACCGCGCGCACGCCGGCCTCGGCGCCACCTTCGACCTCTATCTGAAGGTCTACGGCCGGAAGTCCATCGACGGCGCCGGCCTGCCGCTCGACGCGACCGTCCACTACGGCGAGAAGTACGACAACGCCTTCTGGGACGGCGAGCGGATGGTCTTCGGCGACGGGGACAACGACCTGTTCCTGGACTTCACCATCCCCGTGGACGTCATCGGCCACGAGCTGACGCACGGCGTCATCCAGTACACCGCCAATCTTGACTACGAGGGCCAGTCCGGCGCGCTGAATGAGCACATTTCCGACGTCTTCGGCGCCCTGATCAAGCAGTACACCCTCGGCCAGAGCGCCGCCGAGGCCGACTGGCTGATCGGCGCCGGGCTCCTCGGCCCGGGAGTCGACAGCGGTAAGGCGCTGCGCTCCATGAAGGCGCCCGGTACCGCGTACGAGGACGATGTCCTGGGCAAGGACCCACAGCCCGCGACAATGGACAAGTACGTCCACACGGACAAGGACAACGGTGGGGTGCACATCAACTCCGGCATCCCCAACCACGCCTTCTACCTGGCCGCCACCGATCTCGGCGGCAACGCCTGGGAGCGGGCCGGGCAGATCTGGTACGACGTGCTGACCGGCGGCAAGCTCGCCAAGAACGCCCGGTTCGCCGACTTCGCGCGGCTCACCCTCGACGCCGCCCGCGCCCGCTTCGGCGAAAGCGACGAGCACCGGGCACTGCTCAAGGCGTGGTCGCAGGTCGGGGTGACCGGCAAGGACACCGGAACGGGGGGCGGCAAATAG
- the leuA gene encoding 2-isopropylmalate synthase, which produces MTNPSSPAASAVGRRTPVTNATRLQRPSGMPVHKYRPYEAVDIPDRTWPDNRITQAPRWLSTDLRDGNQALIDPMSPARKREMFDLLVRMGYKEIEVGFPSSGETDFAFVRSIIEEGAIPEDVTISVLTQAREELIERTVESLRGAHRATVHLYNATAPTFRRVVFRGSKEQVKQIAVDGTRLVMEYADKILGEETVFGYQYSPEIFTDTELDFALEVCEGVMDVWQPEDGREIILNLPATVERSTPSTHADRFEWMSRNLSRREHICLSVHPHNDRGTAVAAAELAIMAGADRIEGCLFGQGERTGNVDLVTLGMNLFSQGVDPQIDFSQIDEVRRASEYCNQMEIHPRHPYAGDLVYTAFSGSHQDAIKKGFDAMEADAAARGRGVDEIEWAVPYLPIDPKDVGRSYEAVIRVNSQSGKGGVAYVLKNDHKLELPRRMQIEFSRTIQEKTDSEGGEVTPKDIWAVFQDEYLPTPGNSWGRIQLKNGQTTTDKDGVDTLTVQAEVDGVETTLVGTGNGPISAFFHALQGIGIDVRLLDYQEHTMSEGASAQAASYIECAIGDKVLWGIGIDANTTRASLKAVVSAVNRAGR; this is translated from the coding sequence ATGACGAATCCGTCGAGCCCCGCAGCCAGCGCCGTCGGCCGCCGTACCCCGGTCACCAACGCGACGCGGCTCCAGCGGCCCTCCGGAATGCCGGTCCACAAGTACCGCCCCTACGAGGCCGTGGACATCCCCGACCGCACCTGGCCGGACAACCGCATCACCCAGGCCCCCCGCTGGCTGTCGACCGATCTGCGCGACGGCAACCAGGCCCTGATCGACCCGATGTCGCCGGCCCGCAAGCGCGAGATGTTCGATCTGCTGGTGCGCATGGGCTACAAGGAGATCGAGGTCGGCTTCCCGTCCTCCGGCGAGACCGACTTCGCGTTCGTCCGCTCCATCATCGAAGAGGGTGCGATCCCCGAGGATGTGACGATCTCCGTCCTGACGCAGGCCCGCGAGGAGCTGATCGAGCGGACCGTCGAGTCGCTGCGCGGCGCCCACCGCGCCACCGTGCACCTCTACAACGCCACCGCCCCCACCTTCCGCCGGGTCGTCTTCCGCGGCTCGAAGGAGCAGGTCAAGCAGATCGCGGTGGACGGCACCCGGCTGGTCATGGAGTACGCCGACAAGATCCTCGGTGAGGAGACGGTCTTCGGCTACCAGTACAGCCCGGAGATCTTCACCGACACCGAGCTGGACTTCGCGCTGGAGGTCTGCGAGGGGGTGATGGACGTCTGGCAGCCCGAGGACGGCCGCGAGATCATCCTGAACCTGCCCGCCACCGTCGAGCGCTCGACGCCCTCCACCCACGCCGACCGCTTCGAGTGGATGAGCCGGAACCTGTCCCGGCGCGAGCACATCTGTCTGTCCGTCCACCCGCACAACGACCGCGGCACCGCCGTCGCCGCCGCCGAACTGGCGATCATGGCCGGTGCGGACCGCATCGAGGGCTGTCTGTTCGGGCAGGGGGAGCGCACCGGCAATGTCGACCTGGTCACCCTGGGCATGAACCTGTTCAGCCAGGGCGTCGACCCGCAGATCGACTTCTCCCAGATCGACGAGGTCCGCCGCGCCTCCGAGTACTGCAACCAGATGGAGATCCACCCGCGCCACCCCTACGCGGGCGATCTGGTCTACACCGCCTTCTCCGGCTCCCACCAGGACGCCATCAAGAAGGGCTTCGACGCCATGGAGGCCGACGCGGCCGCCCGGGGCAGGGGCGTCGACGAGATCGAGTGGGCGGTCCCGTACCTGCCGATCGACCCCAAGGACGTCGGCCGCTCCTACGAGGCCGTCATCCGTGTCAACTCGCAGTCCGGCAAGGGCGGTGTGGCCTACGTCCTGAAGAACGACCACAAGCTGGAGCTGCCGCGCCGGATGCAGATCGAGTTCTCCCGGACGATCCAGGAGAAGACCGACTCCGAGGGCGGCGAGGTCACCCCGAAGGACATCTGGGCCGTCTTCCAGGACGAGTACCTGCCCACGCCGGGCAACTCCTGGGGCCGTATCCAGCTCAAGAACGGCCAGACCACCACCGACAAGGACGGCGTGGACACGCTGACCGTGCAGGCGGAGGTGGACGGCGTCGAGACCACGCTGGTCGGCACCGGCAACGGCCCGATCTCCGCGTTCTTCCACGCGCTGCAGGGCATCGGCATCGACGTCCGTCTGCTGGACTACCAGGAGCACACGATGAGCGAGGGCGCCTCCGCGCAGGCGGCCTCGTACATCGAGTGCGCGATCGGCGACAAGGTGCTGTGGGGCATCGGCATCGACGCGAACACCACCCGTGCCTCGCTCAAGGCGGTGGTCTCGGCGGTCAACCGCGCGGGCCGCTGA
- a CDS encoding TerB family tellurite resistance protein: MHKVCVMGVRTSWRTVADGEFFCPDCGGDRNYLRQTGRRRFTVLGVPVLSRGAAGPVLECSACRGRFGLDALDHPTTVRFSAMLRDAVHTLTLALLAAGGTSSGAVRDTAVCTVRAAGFADCSEDQLLTLLAALAADTGRLTGTYDAVTGGDCGHNGLDPCGTALAIELHESLDPLAPHLAPAGRESLLLQGARIALADGSYTPAEREVLSTVGAALQLAPADTDRLLRAARTPS; this comes from the coding sequence ATGCACAAGGTGTGTGTGATGGGCGTGCGCACGTCCTGGCGTACCGTTGCCGACGGTGAGTTCTTCTGCCCGGACTGCGGCGGCGACCGCAACTACCTCCGCCAGACGGGCCGCCGCCGGTTCACCGTCCTCGGCGTCCCCGTCCTCTCCCGTGGCGCCGCGGGCCCGGTCCTCGAATGCTCCGCCTGCCGCGGCCGCTTCGGCCTGGACGCCCTGGACCACCCCACCACCGTCCGCTTCTCCGCGATGCTCCGGGACGCCGTCCACACCCTCACGCTCGCCCTGCTGGCCGCCGGCGGCACTTCGTCCGGCGCCGTGCGCGACACCGCCGTCTGTACGGTCCGCGCGGCGGGTTTCGCCGACTGCTCCGAGGACCAGCTGCTCACCCTCCTCGCCGCCCTCGCCGCCGACACCGGCCGCCTCACCGGCACCTACGACGCGGTCACCGGCGGCGACTGCGGCCACAACGGCCTCGACCCGTGCGGCACCGCACTGGCCATAGAGCTCCATGAGTCGCTGGATCCCCTGGCGCCCCATCTCGCCCCGGCCGGCCGTGAGTCCCTCCTCCTCCAGGGCGCCCGCATCGCCCTCGCCGACGGCTCCTACACCCCCGCCGAACGCGAGGTCCTCAGCACCGTCGGCGCGGCCCTGCAGCTGGCCCCGGCCGATACGGACCGCTTGCTGAGGGCGGCGCGTACGCCGTCCTGA
- a CDS encoding cytochrome P450 family protein: protein MAQQGQQPVVIDPVGTDIHGEAARLRELGPAARVELPGGIPAWAVTSHTLLKELLTDPRVSKNPRAHWPAWQREEIRGSWLQSWIGVTNMFTAYGADHRRLRKLIAPAFTARRTEAMLPCVERITTELLDRLDAVPAGAVVDLREEFTHPLPMQVICELFGFPEGEPRAELARLVQAIMDTTATPEEAGATAAAVGALLGDLVAGKRKAPADDLTSLLVSARDDDGQRMTEQELLDTLLLVIGAGHETTVDLLGNAVTALLTHPDQLTLVLTGRSSWDDVIEETLRWAPSIASLPLRFAVEDIALADGTAIRKGEAILPAYAAAGRDPGFHGDTAARFDVQRQVTEHLAFGHGVHRCLGAPLARLEARTALPALFSRFPDLQLAVSAEALKPAGGFIAGGYAAVPVRLTRG from the coding sequence ATGGCACAACAGGGACAGCAGCCCGTCGTCATCGACCCGGTCGGAACAGATATCCACGGAGAGGCGGCCCGCCTCCGCGAGCTAGGCCCGGCCGCCCGGGTCGAACTCCCCGGCGGCATCCCCGCCTGGGCCGTCACCAGCCACACCCTGCTCAAGGAGCTGCTGACCGACCCCCGCGTCTCCAAGAACCCGCGCGCGCACTGGCCCGCCTGGCAGCGCGAGGAGATCCGCGGCAGCTGGCTGCAGTCCTGGATCGGCGTCACCAACATGTTCACCGCGTACGGCGCCGACCACCGGCGGCTGCGCAAGCTGATCGCCCCGGCGTTCACCGCCCGCCGCACCGAGGCCATGCTCCCGTGCGTGGAGCGCATCACCACGGAACTCCTGGACCGCCTCGACGCGGTCCCCGCCGGCGCGGTCGTCGATCTGCGCGAGGAATTCACCCATCCCCTCCCCATGCAGGTCATCTGCGAGCTGTTCGGCTTCCCGGAGGGCGAGCCGCGCGCCGAACTGGCCCGCCTCGTCCAGGCCATCATGGACACCACGGCCACCCCGGAAGAGGCCGGCGCCACCGCGGCGGCCGTCGGCGCCCTGCTCGGCGACCTGGTCGCCGGCAAGCGGAAGGCCCCCGCCGACGACCTGACCAGCCTGCTGGTCTCGGCCCGGGACGACGACGGACAGCGGATGACCGAACAGGAGCTCCTCGACACCCTGCTCCTCGTCATCGGCGCCGGCCACGAGACCACCGTCGACCTCCTCGGCAACGCCGTCACCGCGCTGCTGACCCACCCCGACCAGCTCACGCTGGTCCTGACGGGCCGGTCCTCCTGGGACGACGTCATCGAGGAGACGCTGCGCTGGGCCCCCAGCATCGCCAGCCTCCCGCTCCGCTTCGCCGTCGAGGACATCGCCCTTGCGGACGGCACCGCCATCCGCAAGGGCGAGGCGATCCTCCCGGCGTATGCGGCGGCCGGCCGCGACCCCGGCTTCCACGGCGACACGGCCGCGCGGTTCGACGTCCAGCGGCAGGTCACCGAGCATCTGGCCTTCGGCCACGGCGTCCACCGCTGCCTGGGCGCACCGCTGGCCCGCCTGGAAGCCCGCACCGCCCTCCCGGCCCTCTTCTCGCGGTTCCCGGACCTCCAACTGGCCGTCTCCGCTGAAGCGTTGAAACCGGCCGGCGGTTTCATCGCGGGCGGCTACGCAGCGGTGCCGGTGCGGCTGACACGGGGCTGA